A single Manduca sexta isolate Smith_Timp_Sample1 chromosome 11, JHU_Msex_v1.0, whole genome shotgun sequence DNA region contains:
- the LOC115443555 gene encoding histone acetyltransferase Tip60 isoform X2 — MNENDDELTTFCDSATALVEGCRLPVRMQGGDDWPLAEIISIKEIHGQRGYYVHYVDFNKRLDEWVGESWLDTRKVQFPRRDGTATGGTTTPKKTHIGSGGGVMPSFINDSVCNENQNLKTNVSNRANTNQPNQKIHEKVNLNIAPNGTAQKNSLGMASEPRQLVSRPASPTLGHDTTSLVNGGAVLAAALQKKMNRKRKATSLDTDVPTPVRMSTSESDPTPASVAASAPASEAAEAEAVSGSATPTARPRTSGSMLAHGHDDLVTRMKNIELIELGRHRIRPWYFAPYPQEMVNLPCIYICEFCLKYRKSKKCLERHLIKCKLKHPPGNEIYRKGSISFFEIDGRKNKCYAQNLCLLAKLFLDHKTLYYDTDPFLFYVMTEFDSRGFHIVGYFSKEKESTEDYNVACILTLPPYQRKGYGKLLIEFSYELSKFEGKTGSPEKPLSDLGLLSYRSYWAQTILDILMHIKPVGDNEKPIITINEICELTSIKKEDVISTLQNLNLINYYKGQYIISVNQETMQQHEKAMEKRTSRIDPKCLHWTPKDWSKRAKW; from the exons atgaaCGAGAATGACGACGAGTTGACTACTTTTTGTGATTCAGCG ACAGCGCTTGTAGAAGGGTGTCGTTTGCCAGTTCGCATGCAAGGAGGTGATGACTGGCCCCTAGCTGaaattattagtataaaagAAATCCACGGGCAGAGAGGATACTATGTGCACTATGTTGACT TCAACAAACGTTTGGACGAGTGGGTGGGGGAGTCATGGCTGGATACAAGGAAGGTCCAGTTTCCACGGAGGGACGGCACTGCCACCGGAGGCACCACAACACCAAAGAAGACCCATATTGGATCAGGAGGTGGCGTGATGCCTAGTTTTAtta ATGATAGTGTCTGCAACGAAAATCAGAATCTGAAGACTAATGTCTCAAATAGAGCTAACACAAACCAACCGAATCAAAAAATACATGAGAAAGTCAATTTAAACATTGCACCCAATGGTACCGCACAAAAAAATTCACTTG GCATGGCGAGCGAGCCGCGGCAGTTGGTCTCGCGGCCGGCGAGCCCCACGCTCGGCCACGACACCACGTCCCTGGTCAACGGAGGCGCTGTCCTCGCCGCTGCCCTGCAGAAGAAGATGAACAGGAAACGAAAAGCTACCTCACTGGATACCGATGTGCCTACTCCGGTTCGCATGTCCACCTCGGAG TCGGACCCCACGCCGGCGTCCGTGGCGGCGTCCGCGCCGGCGTCGGAGGCGGCGGAGGCGGAGGCGGTGAGCGGCTCGGCCACGCCCACGGCGCGCCCGCGCACGTCGGGCAGCATGCTGGCGCACGGCCACGACGACCTCGTCACGCGCATGAAGAACATCGAGCTCATCGAGCTGGGCCGCCACCGCATACGCCCGTGGTACTTCGCGCCCTACCCGCAG gaaATGGTGAACCTTCCTTGTATATACATTTGTGAATTCTGTTTGAAATACAGAAAAAGTAAAAAGTGTTTGGAACGACATTTA ataaaatgcaaattaaaacATCCACCGGGAAACGAAATATATCGAAAGGGCAGTATATCGTTCTTCGAAATAGACGGAAGGAAGAACAAATGTTACGCGCAGAACCTGTGTCTGCTAGCTAAACTATTCTTAGACCACAAAACTTTGTACTACGATACGGATCCTTTCCTGTTTTATGTCATGACAGAATTTGATTCTAGag GGTTTCACATAGTAGGATACTTTTCCAAAGAGAAAGAGAGCACGGAAGACTACAACGTAGCCTGTATATTGACATTACCTCCATACCAAAGAAAAGGTTATGGAAAACTGCTAATAGAATTTA GTTACGAATTATCAAAATTCGAAGGTAAAACTGGATCGCCGGAGAAGCCGCTTTCGGATTTAGGCTTACTGTCATATAGGAGTTATTGGGCGCAAACAATTCTAGATATATTGATGCACATCAAGCCGGTCGGCGACAACGAAAAACCAATAATCACTATCAA cgaAATATGCGAGTTAACAAGCATAAAGAAAGAAGACGTGATAAGCACATTGCAGAATTTGAATCTAATCAATTACTACAAGGGACAGTACATAATTTCAGTCAATCAG GAAACGATGCAGCAACACGAAAAAGCAATGGAGAAAAGAACATCCAGAATCGATCCCAAATGTTTGCATTGGACGCCAAAGGATTGGTCCAAACGTGCCAAATG GTAG
- the LOC115443555 gene encoding histone acetyltransferase Tip60 isoform X4, with translation MNENDDELTTFCDSATALVEGCRLPVRMQGGDDWPLAEIISIKEIHGQRGYYVHYVDFNKRLDEWVGESWLDTRKVQFPRRDGTATGGTTTPKKTHIGSGGGVMPSFINDSVCNENQNLKTNVSNRANTNQPNQKIHEKVNLNIAPNGTAQKNSLGMASEPRQLVSRPASPTLGHDTTSLVNGGAVLAAALQKKMNRKRKATSLDTDVPTPVRMSTSESDPTPASVAASAPASEAAEAEAVSGSATPTARPRTSGSMLAHGHDDLVTRMKNIELIELGRHRIRPWYFAPYPQEMVNLPCIYICEFCLKYRKSKKCLERHLIKCKLKHPPGNEIYRKGSISFFEIDGRKNKCYAQNLCLLAKLFLDHKTLYYDTDPFLFYVMTEFDSRGFHIVGYFSKEKESTEDYNVACILTLPPYQRKGYGKLLIEFSYELSKFEGKTGSPEKPLSDLGLLSYRSYWAQTILDILMHIKPVGDNEKPIITINEICELTSIKKEDVISTLQNLNLINYYKGQYIISVNQQHEKAMEKRTSRIDPKCLHWTPKDWSKRAKW, from the exons atgaaCGAGAATGACGACGAGTTGACTACTTTTTGTGATTCAGCG ACAGCGCTTGTAGAAGGGTGTCGTTTGCCAGTTCGCATGCAAGGAGGTGATGACTGGCCCCTAGCTGaaattattagtataaaagAAATCCACGGGCAGAGAGGATACTATGTGCACTATGTTGACT TCAACAAACGTTTGGACGAGTGGGTGGGGGAGTCATGGCTGGATACAAGGAAGGTCCAGTTTCCACGGAGGGACGGCACTGCCACCGGAGGCACCACAACACCAAAGAAGACCCATATTGGATCAGGAGGTGGCGTGATGCCTAGTTTTAtta ATGATAGTGTCTGCAACGAAAATCAGAATCTGAAGACTAATGTCTCAAATAGAGCTAACACAAACCAACCGAATCAAAAAATACATGAGAAAGTCAATTTAAACATTGCACCCAATGGTACCGCACAAAAAAATTCACTTG GCATGGCGAGCGAGCCGCGGCAGTTGGTCTCGCGGCCGGCGAGCCCCACGCTCGGCCACGACACCACGTCCCTGGTCAACGGAGGCGCTGTCCTCGCCGCTGCCCTGCAGAAGAAGATGAACAGGAAACGAAAAGCTACCTCACTGGATACCGATGTGCCTACTCCGGTTCGCATGTCCACCTCGGAG TCGGACCCCACGCCGGCGTCCGTGGCGGCGTCCGCGCCGGCGTCGGAGGCGGCGGAGGCGGAGGCGGTGAGCGGCTCGGCCACGCCCACGGCGCGCCCGCGCACGTCGGGCAGCATGCTGGCGCACGGCCACGACGACCTCGTCACGCGCATGAAGAACATCGAGCTCATCGAGCTGGGCCGCCACCGCATACGCCCGTGGTACTTCGCGCCCTACCCGCAG gaaATGGTGAACCTTCCTTGTATATACATTTGTGAATTCTGTTTGAAATACAGAAAAAGTAAAAAGTGTTTGGAACGACATTTA ataaaatgcaaattaaaacATCCACCGGGAAACGAAATATATCGAAAGGGCAGTATATCGTTCTTCGAAATAGACGGAAGGAAGAACAAATGTTACGCGCAGAACCTGTGTCTGCTAGCTAAACTATTCTTAGACCACAAAACTTTGTACTACGATACGGATCCTTTCCTGTTTTATGTCATGACAGAATTTGATTCTAGag GGTTTCACATAGTAGGATACTTTTCCAAAGAGAAAGAGAGCACGGAAGACTACAACGTAGCCTGTATATTGACATTACCTCCATACCAAAGAAAAGGTTATGGAAAACTGCTAATAGAATTTA GTTACGAATTATCAAAATTCGAAGGTAAAACTGGATCGCCGGAGAAGCCGCTTTCGGATTTAGGCTTACTGTCATATAGGAGTTATTGGGCGCAAACAATTCTAGATATATTGATGCACATCAAGCCGGTCGGCGACAACGAAAAACCAATAATCACTATCAA cgaAATATGCGAGTTAACAAGCATAAAGAAAGAAGACGTGATAAGCACATTGCAGAATTTGAATCTAATCAATTACTACAAGGGACAGTACATAATTTCAGTCAATCAG CAACACGAAAAAGCAATGGAGAAAAGAACATCCAGAATCGATCCCAAATGTTTGCATTGGACGCCAAAGGATTGGTCCAAACGTGCCAAATG GTAG
- the LOC115443555 gene encoding histone acetyltransferase Tip60 isoform X5, producing the protein MNENDDELTTFCDSATALVEGCRLPVRMQGGDDWPLAEIISIKEIHGQRGYYVHYVDFNKRLDEWVGESWLDTRKVQFPRRDGTATGGTTTPKKTHIGSGGGVMPSFISMASEPRQLVSRPASPTLGHDTTSLVNGGAVLAAALQKKMNRKRKATSLDTDVPTPVRMSTSESDPTPASVAASAPASEAAEAEAVSGSATPTARPRTSGSMLAHGHDDLVTRMKNIELIELGRHRIRPWYFAPYPQEMVNLPCIYICEFCLKYRKSKKCLERHLIKCKLKHPPGNEIYRKGSISFFEIDGRKNKCYAQNLCLLAKLFLDHKTLYYDTDPFLFYVMTEFDSRGFHIVGYFSKEKESTEDYNVACILTLPPYQRKGYGKLLIEFSYELSKFEGKTGSPEKPLSDLGLLSYRSYWAQTILDILMHIKPVGDNEKPIITINEICELTSIKKEDVISTLQNLNLINYYKGQYIISVNQETMQQHEKAMEKRTSRIDPKCLHWTPKDWSKRAKCV; encoded by the exons atgaaCGAGAATGACGACGAGTTGACTACTTTTTGTGATTCAGCG ACAGCGCTTGTAGAAGGGTGTCGTTTGCCAGTTCGCATGCAAGGAGGTGATGACTGGCCCCTAGCTGaaattattagtataaaagAAATCCACGGGCAGAGAGGATACTATGTGCACTATGTTGACT TCAACAAACGTTTGGACGAGTGGGTGGGGGAGTCATGGCTGGATACAAGGAAGGTCCAGTTTCCACGGAGGGACGGCACTGCCACCGGAGGCACCACAACACCAAAGAAGACCCATATTGGATCAGGAGGTGGCGTGATGCCTAGTTTTAtta GCATGGCGAGCGAGCCGCGGCAGTTGGTCTCGCGGCCGGCGAGCCCCACGCTCGGCCACGACACCACGTCCCTGGTCAACGGAGGCGCTGTCCTCGCCGCTGCCCTGCAGAAGAAGATGAACAGGAAACGAAAAGCTACCTCACTGGATACCGATGTGCCTACTCCGGTTCGCATGTCCACCTCGGAG TCGGACCCCACGCCGGCGTCCGTGGCGGCGTCCGCGCCGGCGTCGGAGGCGGCGGAGGCGGAGGCGGTGAGCGGCTCGGCCACGCCCACGGCGCGCCCGCGCACGTCGGGCAGCATGCTGGCGCACGGCCACGACGACCTCGTCACGCGCATGAAGAACATCGAGCTCATCGAGCTGGGCCGCCACCGCATACGCCCGTGGTACTTCGCGCCCTACCCGCAG gaaATGGTGAACCTTCCTTGTATATACATTTGTGAATTCTGTTTGAAATACAGAAAAAGTAAAAAGTGTTTGGAACGACATTTA ataaaatgcaaattaaaacATCCACCGGGAAACGAAATATATCGAAAGGGCAGTATATCGTTCTTCGAAATAGACGGAAGGAAGAACAAATGTTACGCGCAGAACCTGTGTCTGCTAGCTAAACTATTCTTAGACCACAAAACTTTGTACTACGATACGGATCCTTTCCTGTTTTATGTCATGACAGAATTTGATTCTAGag GGTTTCACATAGTAGGATACTTTTCCAAAGAGAAAGAGAGCACGGAAGACTACAACGTAGCCTGTATATTGACATTACCTCCATACCAAAGAAAAGGTTATGGAAAACTGCTAATAGAATTTA GTTACGAATTATCAAAATTCGAAGGTAAAACTGGATCGCCGGAGAAGCCGCTTTCGGATTTAGGCTTACTGTCATATAGGAGTTATTGGGCGCAAACAATTCTAGATATATTGATGCACATCAAGCCGGTCGGCGACAACGAAAAACCAATAATCACTATCAA cgaAATATGCGAGTTAACAAGCATAAAGAAAGAAGACGTGATAAGCACATTGCAGAATTTGAATCTAATCAATTACTACAAGGGACAGTACATAATTTCAGTCAATCAG GAAACGATGCAGCAACACGAAAAAGCAATGGAGAAAAGAACATCCAGAATCGATCCCAAATGTTTGCATTGGACGCCAAAGGATTGGTCCAAACGTGCCAAATG TGTTTGA
- the LOC115443555 gene encoding histone acetyltransferase Tip60 isoform X3: protein MNENDDELTTFCDSATALVEGCRLPVRMQGGDDWPLAEIISIKEIHGQRGYYVHYVDFNKRLDEWVGESWLDTRKVQFPRRDGTATGGTTTPKKTHIGSGGGVMPSFINDSVCNENQNLKTNVSNRANTNQPNQKIHEKVNLNIAPNGTAQKNSLGMASEPRQLVSRPASPTLGHDTTSLVNGGAVLAAALQKKMNRKRKATSLDTDVPTPVRMSTSESDPTPASVAASAPASEAAEAEAVSGSATPTARPRTSGSMLAHGHDDLVTRMKNIELIELGRHRIRPWYFAPYPQEMVNLPCIYICEFCLKYRKSKKCLERHLIKCKLKHPPGNEIYRKGSISFFEIDGRKNKCYAQNLCLLAKLFLDHKTLYYDTDPFLFYVMTEFDSRGFHIVGYFSKEKESTEDYNVACILTLPPYQRKGYGKLLIEFSYELSKFEGKTGSPEKPLSDLGLLSYRSYWAQTILDILMHIKPVGDNEKPIITINEICELTSIKKEDVISTLQNLNLINYYKGQYIISVNQQHEKAMEKRTSRIDPKCLHWTPKDWSKRAKCV, encoded by the exons atgaaCGAGAATGACGACGAGTTGACTACTTTTTGTGATTCAGCG ACAGCGCTTGTAGAAGGGTGTCGTTTGCCAGTTCGCATGCAAGGAGGTGATGACTGGCCCCTAGCTGaaattattagtataaaagAAATCCACGGGCAGAGAGGATACTATGTGCACTATGTTGACT TCAACAAACGTTTGGACGAGTGGGTGGGGGAGTCATGGCTGGATACAAGGAAGGTCCAGTTTCCACGGAGGGACGGCACTGCCACCGGAGGCACCACAACACCAAAGAAGACCCATATTGGATCAGGAGGTGGCGTGATGCCTAGTTTTAtta ATGATAGTGTCTGCAACGAAAATCAGAATCTGAAGACTAATGTCTCAAATAGAGCTAACACAAACCAACCGAATCAAAAAATACATGAGAAAGTCAATTTAAACATTGCACCCAATGGTACCGCACAAAAAAATTCACTTG GCATGGCGAGCGAGCCGCGGCAGTTGGTCTCGCGGCCGGCGAGCCCCACGCTCGGCCACGACACCACGTCCCTGGTCAACGGAGGCGCTGTCCTCGCCGCTGCCCTGCAGAAGAAGATGAACAGGAAACGAAAAGCTACCTCACTGGATACCGATGTGCCTACTCCGGTTCGCATGTCCACCTCGGAG TCGGACCCCACGCCGGCGTCCGTGGCGGCGTCCGCGCCGGCGTCGGAGGCGGCGGAGGCGGAGGCGGTGAGCGGCTCGGCCACGCCCACGGCGCGCCCGCGCACGTCGGGCAGCATGCTGGCGCACGGCCACGACGACCTCGTCACGCGCATGAAGAACATCGAGCTCATCGAGCTGGGCCGCCACCGCATACGCCCGTGGTACTTCGCGCCCTACCCGCAG gaaATGGTGAACCTTCCTTGTATATACATTTGTGAATTCTGTTTGAAATACAGAAAAAGTAAAAAGTGTTTGGAACGACATTTA ataaaatgcaaattaaaacATCCACCGGGAAACGAAATATATCGAAAGGGCAGTATATCGTTCTTCGAAATAGACGGAAGGAAGAACAAATGTTACGCGCAGAACCTGTGTCTGCTAGCTAAACTATTCTTAGACCACAAAACTTTGTACTACGATACGGATCCTTTCCTGTTTTATGTCATGACAGAATTTGATTCTAGag GGTTTCACATAGTAGGATACTTTTCCAAAGAGAAAGAGAGCACGGAAGACTACAACGTAGCCTGTATATTGACATTACCTCCATACCAAAGAAAAGGTTATGGAAAACTGCTAATAGAATTTA GTTACGAATTATCAAAATTCGAAGGTAAAACTGGATCGCCGGAGAAGCCGCTTTCGGATTTAGGCTTACTGTCATATAGGAGTTATTGGGCGCAAACAATTCTAGATATATTGATGCACATCAAGCCGGTCGGCGACAACGAAAAACCAATAATCACTATCAA cgaAATATGCGAGTTAACAAGCATAAAGAAAGAAGACGTGATAAGCACATTGCAGAATTTGAATCTAATCAATTACTACAAGGGACAGTACATAATTTCAGTCAATCAG CAACACGAAAAAGCAATGGAGAAAAGAACATCCAGAATCGATCCCAAATGTTTGCATTGGACGCCAAAGGATTGGTCCAAACGTGCCAAATG TGTTTGA
- the LOC115443555 gene encoding histone acetyltransferase Tip60 isoform X1, with product MNENDDELTTFCDSATALVEGCRLPVRMQGGDDWPLAEIISIKEIHGQRGYYVHYVDFNKRLDEWVGESWLDTRKVQFPRRDGTATGGTTTPKKTHIGSGGGVMPSFINDSVCNENQNLKTNVSNRANTNQPNQKIHEKVNLNIAPNGTAQKNSLGMASEPRQLVSRPASPTLGHDTTSLVNGGAVLAAALQKKMNRKRKATSLDTDVPTPVRMSTSESDPTPASVAASAPASEAAEAEAVSGSATPTARPRTSGSMLAHGHDDLVTRMKNIELIELGRHRIRPWYFAPYPQEMVNLPCIYICEFCLKYRKSKKCLERHLIKCKLKHPPGNEIYRKGSISFFEIDGRKNKCYAQNLCLLAKLFLDHKTLYYDTDPFLFYVMTEFDSRGFHIVGYFSKEKESTEDYNVACILTLPPYQRKGYGKLLIEFSYELSKFEGKTGSPEKPLSDLGLLSYRSYWAQTILDILMHIKPVGDNEKPIITINEICELTSIKKEDVISTLQNLNLINYYKGQYIISVNQETMQQHEKAMEKRTSRIDPKCLHWTPKDWSKRAKCV from the exons atgaaCGAGAATGACGACGAGTTGACTACTTTTTGTGATTCAGCG ACAGCGCTTGTAGAAGGGTGTCGTTTGCCAGTTCGCATGCAAGGAGGTGATGACTGGCCCCTAGCTGaaattattagtataaaagAAATCCACGGGCAGAGAGGATACTATGTGCACTATGTTGACT TCAACAAACGTTTGGACGAGTGGGTGGGGGAGTCATGGCTGGATACAAGGAAGGTCCAGTTTCCACGGAGGGACGGCACTGCCACCGGAGGCACCACAACACCAAAGAAGACCCATATTGGATCAGGAGGTGGCGTGATGCCTAGTTTTAtta ATGATAGTGTCTGCAACGAAAATCAGAATCTGAAGACTAATGTCTCAAATAGAGCTAACACAAACCAACCGAATCAAAAAATACATGAGAAAGTCAATTTAAACATTGCACCCAATGGTACCGCACAAAAAAATTCACTTG GCATGGCGAGCGAGCCGCGGCAGTTGGTCTCGCGGCCGGCGAGCCCCACGCTCGGCCACGACACCACGTCCCTGGTCAACGGAGGCGCTGTCCTCGCCGCTGCCCTGCAGAAGAAGATGAACAGGAAACGAAAAGCTACCTCACTGGATACCGATGTGCCTACTCCGGTTCGCATGTCCACCTCGGAG TCGGACCCCACGCCGGCGTCCGTGGCGGCGTCCGCGCCGGCGTCGGAGGCGGCGGAGGCGGAGGCGGTGAGCGGCTCGGCCACGCCCACGGCGCGCCCGCGCACGTCGGGCAGCATGCTGGCGCACGGCCACGACGACCTCGTCACGCGCATGAAGAACATCGAGCTCATCGAGCTGGGCCGCCACCGCATACGCCCGTGGTACTTCGCGCCCTACCCGCAG gaaATGGTGAACCTTCCTTGTATATACATTTGTGAATTCTGTTTGAAATACAGAAAAAGTAAAAAGTGTTTGGAACGACATTTA ataaaatgcaaattaaaacATCCACCGGGAAACGAAATATATCGAAAGGGCAGTATATCGTTCTTCGAAATAGACGGAAGGAAGAACAAATGTTACGCGCAGAACCTGTGTCTGCTAGCTAAACTATTCTTAGACCACAAAACTTTGTACTACGATACGGATCCTTTCCTGTTTTATGTCATGACAGAATTTGATTCTAGag GGTTTCACATAGTAGGATACTTTTCCAAAGAGAAAGAGAGCACGGAAGACTACAACGTAGCCTGTATATTGACATTACCTCCATACCAAAGAAAAGGTTATGGAAAACTGCTAATAGAATTTA GTTACGAATTATCAAAATTCGAAGGTAAAACTGGATCGCCGGAGAAGCCGCTTTCGGATTTAGGCTTACTGTCATATAGGAGTTATTGGGCGCAAACAATTCTAGATATATTGATGCACATCAAGCCGGTCGGCGACAACGAAAAACCAATAATCACTATCAA cgaAATATGCGAGTTAACAAGCATAAAGAAAGAAGACGTGATAAGCACATTGCAGAATTTGAATCTAATCAATTACTACAAGGGACAGTACATAATTTCAGTCAATCAG GAAACGATGCAGCAACACGAAAAAGCAATGGAGAAAAGAACATCCAGAATCGATCCCAAATGTTTGCATTGGACGCCAAAGGATTGGTCCAAACGTGCCAAATG TGTTTGA
- the LOC119188980 gene encoding uncharacterized protein LOC119188980: protein MVRTYKPKTTSKQAVDEKSMQSAIQDVMQGVLSYRKAADKYNLKLSTLESRVKKYKNSNDAEGSSKRTFDSKYTSFLVFSVDEEKLLNDYIIKCCNMHYGLTTIQARKLAYEYAKSLRLKYPTKWEENKMAEKEWMYGFRRRNPELSLRKPENTSAARSFAFNKTSVTEFYINLKTVLERHPLTANRIFNFDESGVSTVLATPKVLAPRCQKQIGQIVSAERGELVTFGGIISASGNTIPPLFVFPRVNYKDNFLEGAPEGSLGAANKSGWINSDIFVSVLKHIQKHTLCTKDNPILLLCDNHESHISLEAINYAKENGIIYLSFPPHTSHRLQPLDVGVFGPFKSKLKIAYNNWHIMNPGKALTIYNIPKLVKIAFFESFTAKNITSGFNKPGIWPLNELAFNDEDFAPTEVYTSANLEHVPPTQNVVEDLSAPTLQPSVSNICQLSTSETKDLLEVPRESTEQTIKSPGIVYDDELQRFNLDACEADALNNSPIHQIVAPLRIVLTPEVILPYPTVVRNSKTNKGRRPGKSRIYTDTPEKKLIEEKHNEKQLKKLEQERRARARQMKRSLADFNLKTKNKKAKNTESDESDCDGSDITFQESSTSITNEVETEHDSFEMNRSQLTVDVRPENIKDGSFILVRFPKKKRIIYYVGKVVGHYSQTEFKVSYLRKKPGFSWTFVFPNVEDIHTVYITDVEMILPEPKPPTVCTSRTSKLFTFLVIFSNFTVQ from the coding sequence ATGGTGCGGACTTATAAACCAAAAACGACAAGTAAACAAGCAGTGGATGAAAAATCCATGCAGTCAGCAATACAGGATGTTATGCAAGGAGTATTGTCATATAGAAAAGCTGCGGACAAGTACAATTTGAAATTGTCAACATTAGAAAGCcgagtaaaaaaatacaagaatagCAATGATGCTGAAGGGTCAAGCAAACGTACATTTGACTCTAAATATACAAGTTTTCTAGTGTTTTCTGTGGACGAAGAAAAACTgttaaatgattatattatcaaaTGTTGTAATATGCATTATGGACTTACGACGATTCAAGCAAGAAAACTAGCATATGAGTATGCCAAATCTTTGAGATTGAAATATCCAACAAAGtgggaagaaaataaaatggcTGAGAAAGAATGGATGTATGGTTTTCGCAGAAGAAACCCGGAACTCAGTTTACGCAAACCCGAAAACACAAGCGCTGCCAGATCTTTTGCGTTTAACAAAACTTCGGTTACCGAGTTTTATATCAACTTGAAGACAGTGTTGGAGCGACATCCATTAACTGCTAACAGAATTTTTAATTTCGACGAATCAGGTGTATCTACCGTTCTAGCTACTCCCAAAGTCTTGGCTCCAAGATGTCAAAAACAAATCGGACAAATTGTATCAGCTGAAAGAGGCGAGCTCGTAACTTTTGGTGGCATTATATCTGCCAGTGGAAATACCATTCCTCCACTTTTCGTGTTTCCACGCgttaattataaagataattttctGGAAGGAGCACCCGAAGGCAGTCTCGGCGCTGCAAATAAAAGTGGCTGGATAAATAGCGATATATTTGTCTCTGTTTTAAAACATATCCAGAAACACACACTCTGCACAAAAGATAACCCCATATTACTGTTGTGTGACAATCATGAAAGTCATATTTCTCTCGAAGCCATCAACTACGCTAAAGAAAATGGCATAATTTACCTATCTTTTCCACCACATACATCTCACCGCCTACAACCACTTGATGTGGGAGTCTTTGGACCATTTAAATCAAAGTTGAAAATTGCTTACAATAATTGGCATATAATGAATCCAGGCAAAGCATTGACAATTTACAATATTCCAAAGCTTGTGAAAATTGCATTTTTCGAATCATTTACGGCAAAAAATATCACAAGCGGGTTTAACAAACCCGGAATATGGCCTCTTAATGAATTAGCCTTTAATGACGAAGATTTTGCTCCAACTGAGGTGTATACATCCGCTAACTTAGAACATGTGCCTCCTACTCAAAACGTCGTTGAAGATTTGTCAGCACCTACTCTGCAGCCAAGTGTCTCTAATATCTGCCAACTCTCTACTTCTGAAACAAAGGATCTCTTAGAGGTTCCAAGAGAATCTACAGAACAAACAATTAAATCACCAGGGATAGTTTATGATGATGAACTACAAAGGTTTAATTTAGATGCTTGTGAAGCAGATGCTTTGAATAATTCACCAATCCATCAAATAGTAGCTCCTTTGAGGATAGTTTTGACACCAGAGGTAATTCTACCCTACCCGACTGTTGTAAGAAATAGTAAAACAAACAAAGGACGACGGCCTGGAAAGTCACGTATTTATACTGATACACCCGAAAAAAAGCTAATTGAGGAGAAACACAATGAAAAGCAATTGAAAAAGTTAGAACAGGAAAGAAGGGCTAGAGCAAGACAAATGAAACGTAGTTTagctgattttaatttaaaaacgaaGAACAAGAAAGCTAAAAACACAGAAAGTGATGAATCCGATTGTGATGGATCTGATATAACTTTTCAAGAGAGTTCAACATCCATCACAAACGAAGTAGAAACCGAGCATGACAGTTTTGAAATGAACAGAAGCCAATTGACAGTTGATGTAAGACCAGAAAATATTAAAGACGGTTCGTTTATTTTAGTGAGGTTCCCTAAGAAAAAACGTATTATTTACTATGTAGGAAAAGTTGTCGGTCACTATAGTCAGACTGAATTTAAAGTATCTTATTTAAGAAAGAAGCCAGGCTTTTCGTGGACATTTGTTTTCCCTAATGTTGAAGATATTCATACTGTTTATATAACTGATGTTGAAATGATTCTTCCTGAACCTAAGCCTCCAACAGTTTGTACTTCGAGAACATCAAAACTTTTCacgtttttagtaattttttctaattttactgttcaatag